ACTATCCGCCGCACCAAAGACGTTGAAAAGCCCACATTCGTGGGATTACGAGTTAGAAGTGTTAGATAACTCCGCTAACTCATCCCACCAATGGGTCAGAATCCGAACTCCAGCCCAGGCCGGTCACTCAGCGAAAGCCAATCAAGCCAACGATCAAGACTGCAATCAGGCCACGGACTGGGCCAGTCGAAAGCTCGTGGCCCGATAAGCCGCCTTGTCCCGTAATAGGATTGCCGCCCCGGTAAACGTCGCCCGCGTCAGCTTCCACACCTCGTCCCGCATATCCGCTACCTGCGCATCCGCTAACTCATAACTCATCCCCATCGACTCCGGCGCGGAAGCCCGTATCTCATCCGTAGCCTCGGGAAAATCCCGCCCGTACAGGTAACCTTTCACCAACAGCCGCCGCCCCACCACATCCGCCTCGGTAATCAGCCCAATCTTGCGCTTCGCATCGTGCCCATCCCAACCCGGCCGATAATCCACAGCCATCCCCAGCAGCGACGGCAACGCCTGCTCCGCCGCCGCCCGAGTCAGCACCACCCTGTGTCCCCTCGCACCCGCCGGAGCCCGATCGCTGGCCGCATCCACCAGCGTCAACACCCCCTCAAAGTCCACCCGGTTCGGGTGCCCCTTGACCGGAGGAAACTTCACCGCCATCGCCTCTACGCGCATTCACTCTCCCTGAAGTTCCGCCACCGTTGGCAACTGCACCGCAAGTCCCGCACGTTCGAGTCCGTGTGCCTTAGGTCCCGACTCTGAGACTTCGGACCGCGATGCCGCCTCAATCGGCCCCAACCCCCGCATTGCCCGCACCTCATTCACCGTGTAAACCCCCGCCGCCAGCAACTGCACCTGGATCGCCAGCTCCGTGTCCTCATCCCGGGCGCTCAGATCGTTAAAGACAAACTCGAACTCCCTCCACCCAATGCACTTCGAAAACAAATCCCGGGTAATATGCTCCGCAATCAGCTTCGCCAGCGGCTCAATCGCCCCGCGAAACGCCTCATCCGCCAGCTCCGCCGCCGTCGACCGGTTCACATCGCCTTCCAAACCAAGCAGCAGCGGCGGCAATCCAAACGCATTCGCCACCATGCGAATCAGAAACTGCTGCCACGCCAGCCTCAGATCCGCATCCGTCCCCTGAGCAAAGCGCAGAACCTCCGGCTTCTGTTCCGTCGAAATCAACGGCACTCGACCCGTGCCCTCAATCTCGTCCTGCCACCACCGGATCACCCGCTCATGCTGCGCCGGAGTCGCCTCATTCAGCCAAAGTGCATACTGCACCACCGAATTCGCCGCCAGCTTCCCCGCAAACCGGTGCGCGCTCAAAAACTCGTTCACCGTCTCAAACGCAACCTCCAGCGGACCCAGCCCAAACGGCGTAAAGCTTCGCGGATTCATCCGCAGATAGATCAGCTGGTCATCCCGCAGCGGAACGGATTGGCCAGAGACCGGATCTGGAATCTGCCCCGGCATTACCTGCAAATACCGCGGCGAATCGGCCGTCCCGTCCCACGCCGCATTCACCCGGATCGTCGCCCCATCCACCGGCCACAACTGCGCCGGCTGCATCGGGTCGCCCGTCGCCTCCATCTCAATCGCGCCATACCCGCCCGTCAGCGCATCCTCGATCGCCTGCTCCAGCAGCGTTCGAAAGCTGTCCGTGGCATTCGGCTCCTCCAGCGTCCTGCGCAGCGCCTTGAGCTTCCTCTGGAGATAACCAACCTCCTCAGCCGCCGCTCCACGACGCACCCGGACCTGCCAGTCCATGGCCACAATCCGGTCCTTGATCACATTGATCGCCCGCCGCACCACCGGCGTCTCCGCAAACCGCCGCAGATTGGCCTGCGTCGGCTTGGGCAGCCCCGAACCATTCAACCCAGGCCCGAAACCCGACCCATACGGCGTCAGAATCGAAGGCAACGCCAAAGTCCGCCGTCGCGCCAGCTCCGCCCCGGCCTCCACCTCAACCGGAGGCTCATCCTGACCGGTCACCCACCGAAAAACCGCCCGCACTCGCTCCGCAACCATCCAGCCCACCCTCCCCAATCCCTGCCGCAAAAGAAAAGAGGCACAGCCGAACCCGGCCATGCCTCCAAACTCGAAACAATCCCGCTAACAGAAAAGGCTCCCGAAAACGGGAGCCTCTCAGCTAACCTGCTAACTCGCTACGTTGCGAAGCAACGCCAACTCGCTAATCAGCTATACCCTCAACTCCCGTCGCGCCGTCTCCGCCACGCGCCCCAGATCCGCCGTAGTCAGCACCCGAATCCGCCGCTCCTCCATCGTCTCCACAGCAAACCGGTAAGCCGCCAACCGCTCCGAATCAAGCTCAAACTCCTCTTCGCCAACGGGCCTTTGTCGTTTCCCTGTTCCCTGTTCCCTATTCCCTATTCCCTGTCTCAACGGCTCAATCACCGCCGTCAACTCCAGCGCAGCCTTCTCCACACGCTCCACCCCGGCAATCAAACCCGGCGCAGAAAACGCCAGCGCCTTCGCCGTCTCCAAACCGGAACTCAGACCGGTCCCAGAAGCAGCCTCCAGGCTAACCGCCTGAAACATCCGGATCAATCCATTCGGCCGATACCCCAGATCAATCCGCAGTGGATCACCCGGCCGCGTGTACTGCGAAGCCGCAATCCTCTTCCGCAGCAGATCCCACACCCCGGCCCGCTCAAACTCCGTCCGCATCTGTGCCTGAATCGCCGCCCGCCCCGAAACCCTCGAAACCCGCTCCCGCTTCAGCGGCTCCACATACATCCGCATCAGCTCCTCGACGCCGGTCTCAACACTTTCCGCCAGATACGCCTTCGCCCGCGTCATCTGCACCGAATTCGAAAAGGAATCCTCCAGCACATGCATCAGATTCCCCTTAGGCTCCTGCTGAAACCGCCGCCGAAGTTCGCTCTCCAACCCCTCCAGCATCCCGGTATCCGCTTCCGGGTCCAGACATCGCACGCGCCGCCAGTCCGAAGTAAATCTCACCGCAGCCACCGGCCCTGAAACTTCGCGCAAAATCACGCCAACATGCACGAACTCGTTCCGCACCGGATCAGGCACATACCGGAGCAGGAAAAACTCGCACTCTCGCCGTGAATTCATCAAAAACCGCCTCCAGGCTTCAGCTCCCAGCTAATAGCCAGAAGATAACAACTATCCTGACATCGTAACGCCGCCGCAACCTCTCGGAACCCTACATCACCAATCTTTTCCCCATCCCCACCCATTTTGGAAACGGCTCACGCCCTGAGCGTCCAAACTCCTCCACCAGGTCCCGGATGCGCCCTCGCCGCAACAGTAGCGTCTCCACCAGCGCTTCCAGTTCACTCATGTCCCCCCCATACCACTCCGGAGGAATCTCCTCCGCCGCGCCCCACACCACCGCCGGATCCATCGTTTCCATCCGCGTCAGCCACGGCTCAAAACTCGCCCATCCCGTCACCGGCGTATACACCAGGTTCCGCGGATACACCCCGCGCAGCGGA
This portion of the Acidicapsa acidisoli genome encodes:
- a CDS encoding phage portal protein, which produces MVAERVRAVFRWVTGQDEPPVEVEAGAELARRRTLALPSILTPYGSGFGPGLNGSGLPKPTQANLRRFAETPVVRRAINVIKDRIVAMDWQVRVRRGAAAEEVGYLQRKLKALRRTLEEPNATDSFRTLLEQAIEDALTGGYGAIEMEATGDPMQPAQLWPVDGATIRVNAAWDGTADSPRYLQVMPGQIPDPVSGQSVPLRDDQLIYLRMNPRSFTPFGLGPLEVAFETVNEFLSAHRFAGKLAANSVVQYALWLNEATPAQHERVIRWWQDEIEGTGRVPLISTEQKPEVLRFAQGTDADLRLAWQQFLIRMVANAFGLPPLLLGLEGDVNRSTAAELADEAFRGAIEPLAKLIAEHITRDLFSKCIGWREFEFVFNDLSARDEDTELAIQVQLLAAGVYTVNEVRAMRGLGPIEAASRSEVSESGPKAHGLERAGLAVQLPTVAELQGE
- a CDS encoding DUF3037 domain-containing protein, with amino-acid sequence MNSRRECEFFLLRYVPDPVRNEFVHVGVILREVSGPVAAVRFTSDWRRVRCLDPEADTGMLEGLESELRRRFQQEPKGNLMHVLEDSFSNSVQMTRAKAYLAESVETGVEELMRMYVEPLKRERVSRVSGRAAIQAQMRTEFERAGVWDLLRKRIAASQYTRPGDPLRIDLGYRPNGLIRMFQAVSLEAASGTGLSSGLETAKALAFSAPGLIAGVERVEKAALELTAVIEPLRQGIGNREQGTGKRQRPVGEEEFELDSERLAAYRFAVETMEERRIRVLTTADLGRVAETARRELRV